A DNA window from Moorella thermoacetica contains the following coding sequences:
- the ppdK gene encoding pyruvate, phosphate dikinase, with product MASKKYVYLFSEGKADMRLLLGGKGANLAEMTNIGLPVPQGITITCEACNEYNRLGQQFPEGLEEEVAARLKDLEAINGKKLGDPENPLLVSVRSGAPVSMPGMMDTILNLGLNDNSVKGLAAQTGDERFALDCYRRFIQMFGNVVLGIEHNDFEAVLEKHKERLGVKFDHELTPDALREVIAEYKDVVKSRSGRDFPQDPREQLYMAIRAVFDSWNNPRAIVYRKINKIPDDLGTAVNVQTMAFGNMGPTSGTGVAFTRNPSTGEKGIYGEYLINAQGEDVVAGIRTPKPISSLKEEMPEVYRQFEDICQLLEKHYRDMQDIEFTIEKGKLFILQTRNGKRTAAAAVKIAVDMVNEGLITKEEAVLRVDADQLIQLMHRRIDPSAKLEVVAKGLPASPGAASGQVVFDADDAEKMGLDGQKVVLVRTETTPDDIHGIVQAQGVLTARGGMTSHAAVVARGMGKPAVTGCDAIKIDVENKRFFIGDLVVKEGDVISIDGSTGNVMLGEVPLIDPQLTGEFETILEWADSFRRLKVRANADTPEDARRSREFGADGIGLTRTEHMFMQVDRLPVVQQMILAKTKEERQAALDKLLPMQQGDFYGILKAMEGLPVTIRLLDPPLHEFLPNIEELLVDVTRLQATNGDSKELEEKQALLREVRARHEFNPMLGHRGCRLGITYPEIYAMQVRAIFQAVAQLVKEGVKVLPEVEIPLVIHVNELQRLHAMVDEVAAAVKKETGVDFDYKVGTMIEMPRACATADEIAREAEFFSFGTNDLTQTTFGFSRDDAEGKFLHQYVDEKILKEDPFIVLDRDGVGKFMKMAVELGRSTNPKLEIGICGEHGGEPSSVEFCHQIGLNYVSCSPFRVPVARLAAAQAALKEKKGK from the coding sequence ATGGCAAGTAAGAAGTACGTCTACCTGTTCAGCGAAGGCAAGGCCGACATGCGCCTGCTTCTTGGCGGTAAAGGCGCGAATCTCGCCGAAATGACCAACATCGGCCTGCCGGTACCCCAGGGGATTACCATCACCTGCGAGGCCTGTAACGAGTACAATCGTCTCGGCCAGCAATTCCCGGAGGGCCTGGAAGAGGAAGTCGCCGCCCGCTTAAAGGACCTGGAAGCCATCAATGGTAAAAAGCTCGGCGACCCCGAAAACCCGCTCCTGGTCTCCGTCCGTTCCGGGGCACCTGTTTCCATGCCCGGCATGATGGATACCATCCTGAACCTGGGGCTGAACGACAATTCCGTCAAGGGCCTGGCCGCCCAGACGGGCGACGAGCGCTTCGCCCTGGACTGCTATCGCCGTTTTATCCAGATGTTCGGTAACGTCGTCCTGGGTATCGAACATAACGATTTTGAAGCCGTACTCGAAAAACATAAAGAACGCCTGGGCGTAAAGTTCGACCATGAACTCACCCCCGATGCCTTGCGGGAAGTTATCGCCGAGTACAAGGACGTCGTCAAGAGCCGCAGCGGCCGGGACTTCCCCCAGGACCCCCGGGAGCAGCTTTACATGGCCATCCGTGCCGTCTTTGATTCCTGGAACAACCCCCGGGCCATTGTCTACCGCAAGATCAACAAGATCCCCGATGACCTGGGCACCGCCGTCAATGTCCAGACCATGGCCTTCGGCAACATGGGTCCCACCAGCGGCACCGGCGTGGCCTTCACCCGCAACCCCTCCACCGGCGAGAAGGGTATTTACGGCGAGTATCTCATCAACGCCCAGGGCGAAGACGTGGTGGCCGGTATCCGCACACCTAAGCCCATCAGCAGCCTGAAGGAAGAAATGCCGGAAGTTTACCGCCAGTTTGAAGACATCTGCCAGCTGCTGGAGAAACACTACCGCGATATGCAGGATATCGAGTTTACCATCGAAAAGGGCAAGCTCTTTATCCTCCAGACCCGCAATGGTAAACGGACGGCGGCCGCGGCTGTCAAAATCGCCGTCGACATGGTCAATGAGGGCCTGATTACCAAAGAAGAAGCCGTCCTGCGCGTCGACGCCGATCAATTAATCCAGCTCATGCACCGGCGTATCGACCCCAGCGCCAAACTGGAAGTGGTGGCCAAGGGTCTGCCGGCTTCCCCCGGTGCCGCCTCCGGCCAGGTGGTCTTTGACGCCGACGATGCCGAAAAAATGGGCCTCGACGGCCAGAAGGTCGTCCTGGTACGTACCGAGACCACTCCCGACGATATCCACGGCATTGTCCAGGCCCAGGGGGTTCTCACGGCCCGGGGCGGCATGACCAGCCATGCAGCCGTAGTCGCCCGGGGCATGGGCAAACCGGCGGTCACCGGTTGCGACGCCATTAAAATAGACGTCGAAAACAAACGCTTCTTCATCGGCGACCTGGTGGTCAAAGAAGGTGACGTCATTTCCATCGACGGCTCCACCGGCAACGTCATGCTGGGTGAAGTGCCCCTCATCGACCCCCAGCTCACAGGGGAATTTGAAACCATCCTGGAGTGGGCCGATTCCTTCCGGCGCCTCAAAGTCCGCGCCAACGCCGACACGCCGGAAGACGCGAGGCGCTCCCGGGAATTCGGCGCCGATGGCATCGGCCTCACCCGTACCGAGCATATGTTTATGCAGGTCGATCGCCTGCCTGTTGTCCAGCAGATGATTCTCGCCAAGACCAAAGAAGAACGGCAGGCTGCCCTGGATAAGCTCCTGCCGATGCAGCAGGGCGACTTTTACGGTATCTTGAAGGCCATGGAGGGCCTGCCGGTCACCATCCGGCTCCTCGATCCGCCCCTGCATGAGTTCTTGCCCAATATTGAAGAACTCCTGGTCGACGTCACAAGGCTCCAGGCGACAAACGGCGACTCCAAAGAGCTGGAAGAAAAACAGGCCCTCCTGCGGGAAGTCCGGGCGCGCCACGAATTCAACCCCATGCTCGGGCACCGCGGCTGCCGTTTAGGCATCACCTACCCGGAGATCTACGCCATGCAGGTGCGAGCCATCTTCCAGGCGGTGGCCCAGCTGGTGAAAGAGGGCGTCAAGGTCCTGCCTGAAGTAGAGATTCCCCTGGTTATCCACGTCAACGAGTTACAGCGCCTCCACGCCATGGTTGACGAGGTAGCCGCGGCCGTCAAAAAGGAAACCGGTGTCGATTTCGATTACAAGGTCGGCACCATGATCGAAATGCCGCGGGCCTGCGCCACAGCCGATGAAATCGCCAGGGAAGCCGAGTTCTTCTCCTTCGGCACCAACGACCTGACCCAGACCACCTTCGGCTTCAGCCGCGACGACGCTGAAGGCAAGTTCCTGCACCAGTATGTCGACGAGAAGATCTTGAAAGAAGACCCCTTCATCGTCCTCGACCGCGACGGCGTGGGCAAATTCATGAAGATGGCCGTCGAACTGGGCCGCAGCACCAATCCCAAGCTGGAAATCGGCATCTGCGGCGAGCACGGCGGCGAACCCAGCTCGGTGGAGTTCTGCCACCAGATCGGCTTGAACTACGTCAGCTGCTCACCCTTCCGGGTGCCGGTAGCGAGACTGGCCGCCGCCCAGGCCGCTTTGAAGGAAAAGAAAGGAAAGTAA
- a CDS encoding pyruvate, water dikinase regulatory protein — translation MGNRAGAHFCLASGLRLPSKGGVTIGVIYVISDSLGETAEYVARAAASQFDGGGLDIRRVPYVTDLDHLEEVVNEAAQEQGIIAFTLVLPDLKKKLLELAAARGLEAVDLLGPLMDAITRVTGGRPRLEPGLIRRTDEDYFRKMEAIDFAVKYDNGKDIRGLSHADLVLIGVSRTSKTPVCMYLAHKRLRAANLALVPEVPLPGELLNLPPEKIIGLTIDAGLLYQIRQERLKTLGLPGPAGYATRERIEEELAYARRVMDQLGCPVINVINKAVEETAGKILQIYYRRERNGK, via the coding sequence ATGGGTAATAGGGCCGGAGCCCATTTCTGTCTGGCTTCCGGACTCCGACTTCCAAGTAAAGGAGGGGTTACCATCGGCGTTATTTACGTGATCTCAGACTCCCTGGGGGAGACGGCCGAGTATGTCGCCCGGGCGGCAGCCAGCCAGTTCGACGGCGGCGGGCTGGACATCCGCCGGGTGCCCTATGTTACCGACCTTGACCACCTGGAGGAGGTAGTCAACGAAGCCGCCCAGGAACAGGGGATCATCGCCTTCACCCTGGTACTACCGGACTTAAAAAAGAAGCTCCTGGAACTGGCGGCAGCCCGGGGCCTCGAGGCGGTAGACCTGTTGGGCCCCCTGATGGACGCCATCACCCGGGTTACTGGCGGCCGGCCCCGGCTGGAGCCGGGCCTGATTCGCCGTACCGACGAAGACTACTTCCGCAAAATGGAGGCCATTGATTTTGCCGTTAAATATGATAACGGCAAAGATATCCGGGGCCTGAGCCACGCCGATCTGGTCCTCATCGGAGTGTCCCGCACCTCCAAAACGCCGGTGTGTATGTACCTGGCCCATAAGCGCTTGCGGGCCGCGAATCTCGCCCTGGTGCCGGAAGTACCCCTGCCGGGAGAATTGCTCAACCTGCCGCCGGAAAAGATAATAGGGCTGACCATTGACGCCGGGCTCCTCTATCAGATCCGCCAGGAACGCCTGAAAACCCTGGGGCTGCCGGGACCGGCCGGCTACGCCACCAGGGAACGTATCGAAGAGGAACTGGCCTACGCCCGCAGGGTCATGGACCAGCTCGGCTGTCCGGTAATCAATGTTATCAATAAGGCCGTTGAAGAAACGGCCGGTAAAATACTCCAAATCTATTATCGGAGGGAAAGAAATGGCAAGTAA
- the fba gene encoding class II fructose-1,6-bisphosphate aldolase, which translates to MELVNPREVLQAARENGYAVGAFNIHNLETLWAVVEAAIEAKAPVILQATPGTVKFAGADFLVAMARAAARRAGIPIALHLDHSQDLDMIALCIEAGFSSVMFDGSKLPWDENIRLTRQVVTMARNRGVAVEAELGRIGGREEELQVRAKDVYYTDPAEAVTFVEATGIDSLAIAIGTAHGVYQGEPRLDFERLASIAAKVKLPLVLHGASGVPDEAITRCIQLGISKINIATDLKLAMAAALRETLLSNPEENDLRRYLNPARNRVKEVALAKIRLFGAAGRA; encoded by the coding sequence GTGGAATTAGTAAATCCCAGGGAAGTATTACAAGCTGCACGAGAGAACGGTTATGCAGTAGGTGCCTTTAATATTCACAACCTGGAAACCCTGTGGGCCGTGGTAGAGGCGGCTATCGAGGCTAAGGCGCCGGTAATTCTCCAAGCCACGCCGGGTACAGTTAAATTTGCCGGAGCGGACTTCCTGGTGGCCATGGCCCGGGCAGCCGCCAGGAGGGCGGGTATACCAATAGCTCTGCACCTGGATCATTCCCAGGATTTAGACATGATAGCTCTCTGTATTGAAGCCGGTTTTTCTTCGGTAATGTTCGACGGGTCAAAGTTACCTTGGGATGAGAATATTCGCCTTACCCGGCAGGTAGTAACTATGGCCAGAAACAGAGGGGTGGCAGTTGAAGCAGAGCTCGGCCGTATAGGTGGTCGCGAGGAGGAACTCCAGGTCCGGGCGAAAGACGTTTACTATACTGATCCCGCCGAAGCTGTTACTTTTGTAGAAGCTACCGGGATAGACTCTTTAGCCATTGCCATTGGCACGGCCCATGGTGTATATCAGGGGGAACCCCGCCTTGATTTTGAACGCCTGGCATCCATAGCAGCCAAAGTAAAATTACCCCTGGTTCTCCACGGCGCTTCCGGCGTTCCCGATGAGGCTATCACCCGCTGTATTCAACTGGGGATCAGTAAAATCAATATTGCTACCGATCTCAAGCTGGCCATGGCTGCCGCTCTTAGAGAAACCCTTTTATCTAACCCGGAAGAGAACGATCTTCGGCGTTACCTGAATCCGGCCCGTAACCGGGTAAAGGAAGTTGCTCTGGCAAAGATAAGGCTATTCGGCGCAGCTGGGCGAGCCTGA
- a CDS encoding DeoR/GlpR family DNA-binding transcription regulator, whose protein sequence is MISAQRRKIIIDKISSGMPLSVNELSRELGVSPMTIRRDLETLEREGFLTRTHGGAVPVRGGSDEEPSFMEKINKFSAEKLAIARKAAELVLDGDTILLNAGTTITALAQLLKNHNNLTVVTNTVNIAMELAHSEGINLVLTGGNMRTKSYAMVGSLTERVLREIHVQKAFLGVNGISIEHGLTTPNMTEAHTNSLMVAAADRVIVLADHSKIGRVTLSRFAPISAVNTFITDSNAPRDFIEELTRRGIEVIVA, encoded by the coding sequence ATGATCTCGGCACAACGACGTAAAATCATTATCGATAAAATCAGCTCAGGAATGCCGCTGAGTGTAAATGAGCTCAGCCGGGAGTTGGGAGTATCGCCGATGACCATTCGCCGGGATCTCGAAACCCTCGAGAGGGAAGGGTTTCTTACCCGTACCCATGGAGGGGCAGTGCCGGTTCGCGGCGGAAGCGATGAGGAACCCTCTTTTATGGAGAAAATCAATAAATTTTCGGCTGAAAAGTTAGCCATTGCCCGCAAGGCTGCTGAGCTTGTTCTGGATGGAGATACTATTCTTCTTAATGCAGGTACTACCATTACTGCCCTGGCCCAGTTACTAAAGAACCATAATAATCTTACTGTAGTAACCAATACTGTCAACATTGCCATGGAACTGGCGCATAGTGAGGGTATCAACCTGGTGCTGACAGGTGGAAATATGCGTACTAAGTCTTATGCCATGGTCGGTTCCCTCACGGAAAGGGTACTGCGGGAGATTCATGTCCAGAAGGCATTTCTGGGTGTTAACGGTATAAGTATTGAACACGGCCTTACGACACCTAATATGACCGAGGCCCATACAAATAGCTTAATGGTTGCTGCTGCCGATCGGGTGATCGTCCTGGCTGATCATTCCAAAATCGGCCGGGTAACTTTATCGCGCTTTGCGCCCATTTCTGCAGTTAATACCTTTATTACCGACAGCAATGCTCCCCGCGATTTTATAGAAGAACTTACCAGGCGTGGCATCGAAGTAATTGTTGCTTAA